A stretch of Apis cerana isolate GH-2021 linkage group LG1, AcerK_1.0, whole genome shotgun sequence DNA encodes these proteins:
- the LOC108002087 gene encoding transmembrane protein 42, producing MFIMKRKFLMDALSSRESQSLSCIKEKKQGKIYLALISGFFATTGSILGKLSSNIEMNSIFELLIKGIFLLLMITSNTVGCIFFVKALNISKSSLSCTITSATTSYVCSAFAGFLIFNEQTSLNWWFGISLIILGLFFVNYTPFISDSVASLKSKNE from the exons ATGTTTATAATGAaacgtaaatttttaatggatgCTTTGTCATCGAGAGAAAGTCAATCACTTTCCtgcattaaagaaaaaaagcaaggaaaaatttatttagctCTCATAAGTGGATTTTTTGCAACTACTGGAAGTATATTGGGTAAACTTTCTAGCAATATAGAAATGAATTCCATA TTTGAATTGCTAattaaaggaatatttttactattgatGATAACAAGCAACACTGTGGGATGTATCTTTTTCGTAAAAGCACTCAATATCAGCAAATCTTCTCTATCGTGTACAATAACCAGCGCCACCACTAGTTACGTTTGCTCG gccTTTGCgggtttcttaatttttaatgaacaaACATCGTTAAATTGGTGGTTTGGTATATCTCTCATTATTCTgggtttattttttgttaattatactCCATTTATAAGTGATTCTGTAGCatcattaaaatcgaaaaatgaataa
- the LOC108002085 gene encoding dual specificity protein phosphatase 15 isoform X1, which produces MGNGMNKVRSFGMNKVLPGLYIGNYHDSKDADQLERFEITHILAIHDTARRLHSDKHYLCILAADSPDQNLSQYFSLCNDFIHAARLRGGNVLIHCLAGMSRSVTVAVAYIMSTTNLSWKEALKVVRVGRSIANPNVGFQQQLKDFESSRLHEERRRLKERFPSLALAESDAEVCRTTLRNYETMALAREVCEGKCAMGRPCPTGLCRQPSKRSPRRKPSAGSTSSLNTGRTPPQTPRMLPSAPPSPAMHRSASVLSASRPRSGPAGLHYYTGGSAPPSRAVSRVDLSAAVACSSSSTSLTSVGRSGISTSNWRLAAGSAPNTPRPTPPVSPQRWPRRASTRQTPPLPISPENPSTTT; this is translated from the exons ATGGGGAATGGCATGAACAAGGTAAGAAGCTTTGGCATGAACAAG GTTCTTCCTGGTCTTTATATCGGGAATTATCATGATAGTAAAGACGCAGATCAATTGGAACGATTCGAAATAACACATATTTTGGCGATTCATGACACGGCTCGCAGATTACATTCT gataaacattatttatgcaTATTGGCGGCAGATAGTCCCGATCAGAATCTATCTCAATATTTCTCCTTGtgtaatgattttattcaCGCTGCCCGCCTACGTGGTGGAAATGTTCTAATACATTG CTTAGCCGGTATGTCAAGAAGCGTCACAGTAGCAGTGGCCTATATTATGAGTACTACCAATCTTTCATGGAAAGAGGCACTTAAAGTTGTCAGAGTAGGTCGTTCCATTGCCAATCCAAACGTCGGTTTTCAGCAACAGCTGAAAGATTTCGAATCCAGTCGATTACATGag GAACGACGTAGGTTGAAGGAACGATTCCCTAGTTTAGCGCTTGCGGAATCCGATGCAGAAGTATGCCGCACTACTTTAAGAAATTACGAAACCATGGCATTGGCACGAGAAGTGTGTGAAGGAAAATGTGCCATGGGCCGTCCTTGTCCAACTGGATTATGTAGGCAACCTTCCAAAAG gaGTCCAAGAAGAAAACCATCCGCGGGTAGTACCAGCAGCTTGAATACTGGAAGAACTCCGCCGCAAACGCCAAGAATGCTACCATCTGCACCACCTTCACCTGCTATGCATAGATCAGCTAGTGTTCTCTCAGCATCAAGACCAAGAAGTGGTCCTGCTGGTTTGCATTATTATACTGGCGGATCTGCGCCTCCTTCcag agcGGTATCGAGAGTGGATTTATCCGCTGCAGTGGCTTGCAGTAGTAGTAGCACAAGTCTAACATCGGTAGGTAGATCAGGCATATCCACTAGTAATTGGAGATTGGCGGCTGGATCTGCGCCGAATACTCCGAGGCCAACACCACCGGTTTCTCCGCAACGTTGGCCAAGACGAGCCTCTACTAGACAAACACCTCCTTTGCCAATTTCACCAGAAAATCCTTCAACAACGACGTAG
- the LOC108002085 gene encoding dual specificity protein phosphatase 15 isoform X2, which produces MGNGMNKVLPGLYIGNYHDSKDADQLERFEITHILAIHDTARRLHSDKHYLCILAADSPDQNLSQYFSLCNDFIHAARLRGGNVLIHCLAGMSRSVTVAVAYIMSTTNLSWKEALKVVRVGRSIANPNVGFQQQLKDFESSRLHEERRRLKERFPSLALAESDAEVCRTTLRNYETMALAREVCEGKCAMGRPCPTGLCRQPSKRSPRRKPSAGSTSSLNTGRTPPQTPRMLPSAPPSPAMHRSASVLSASRPRSGPAGLHYYTGGSAPPSRAVSRVDLSAAVACSSSSTSLTSVGRSGISTSNWRLAAGSAPNTPRPTPPVSPQRWPRRASTRQTPPLPISPENPSTTT; this is translated from the exons ATGGGGAATGGCATGAACAAG GTTCTTCCTGGTCTTTATATCGGGAATTATCATGATAGTAAAGACGCAGATCAATTGGAACGATTCGAAATAACACATATTTTGGCGATTCATGACACGGCTCGCAGATTACATTCT gataaacattatttatgcaTATTGGCGGCAGATAGTCCCGATCAGAATCTATCTCAATATTTCTCCTTGtgtaatgattttattcaCGCTGCCCGCCTACGTGGTGGAAATGTTCTAATACATTG CTTAGCCGGTATGTCAAGAAGCGTCACAGTAGCAGTGGCCTATATTATGAGTACTACCAATCTTTCATGGAAAGAGGCACTTAAAGTTGTCAGAGTAGGTCGTTCCATTGCCAATCCAAACGTCGGTTTTCAGCAACAGCTGAAAGATTTCGAATCCAGTCGATTACATGag GAACGACGTAGGTTGAAGGAACGATTCCCTAGTTTAGCGCTTGCGGAATCCGATGCAGAAGTATGCCGCACTACTTTAAGAAATTACGAAACCATGGCATTGGCACGAGAAGTGTGTGAAGGAAAATGTGCCATGGGCCGTCCTTGTCCAACTGGATTATGTAGGCAACCTTCCAAAAG gaGTCCAAGAAGAAAACCATCCGCGGGTAGTACCAGCAGCTTGAATACTGGAAGAACTCCGCCGCAAACGCCAAGAATGCTACCATCTGCACCACCTTCACCTGCTATGCATAGATCAGCTAGTGTTCTCTCAGCATCAAGACCAAGAAGTGGTCCTGCTGGTTTGCATTATTATACTGGCGGATCTGCGCCTCCTTCcag agcGGTATCGAGAGTGGATTTATCCGCTGCAGTGGCTTGCAGTAGTAGTAGCACAAGTCTAACATCGGTAGGTAGATCAGGCATATCCACTAGTAATTGGAGATTGGCGGCTGGATCTGCGCCGAATACTCCGAGGCCAACACCACCGGTTTCTCCGCAACGTTGGCCAAGACGAGCCTCTACTAGACAAACACCTCCTTTGCCAATTTCACCAGAAAATCCTTCAACAACGACGTAG
- the LOC108002006 gene encoding BRCA1-associated protein, with protein sequence MSSFPISVSLCVIRVEVVDEDSEESNGIMAAKMRGRREPTKINMENCTNLTEKQDSVLPSQGTSKSSSTSRANSEENTYDDTEIAGASACACDQINFISGNPFVEVTKGIIHLYKENKLTDIHHAAERTQTICILSVPATMTCHDLLRFTAPCHQDVRHFRILRDGSPNQYMALITFKSANAATEFYGSFNGTPYNSFEPDVICHMVFVYSVEVTYNAMPLSGHTELPLCPVCLERMDESVDGILTILCNHTFHASCLAKWGDTSCPVCRYAQTPESFADSYCMECNTGESNDALWICLICGHIGCSRYHQGHAFQHYRETHHCYAMQLGNNRVWDYVGDNFVHRLLQNKDGKMVEGGPTATKAEGAAMEEKVDSVQLEFTYLLTSQLETQRQYFEDRLARLEQHSVLQTTELREKLSQVSEENAKVKEQLAILSREKQNVDKRLQQVSNKLIQVQAELTEEKELRKALELNQASWQDKYKILQNEMTEYQKTKQTEVTNLKEQVQDLMFYLDAQNKVENSELREEIASGRIVIPETSNSVKKNTRLSKSRKKR encoded by the exons ATGAGTTCTTTTCCTATTTCGGTATCTCTCTGCGTTATTCGCGTCGAGGTTGTTGATGAAGATTCTGAAGAATCAAatg GCATAATGGCTGCTAAGATGAGGGGTCGCAGAGAACCAAccaaaataaatatggaaaattgcACAAACCTTACAGAAAAACAAGATTCAGTACTTCCTTCTCAAGGAACTAGTAAATCTAGCTCTACTTCTAGAGCTAATTCTGAAGAAAATACTTATGATGATACAGAGATAGCTGGTGCAAGTGCTTGTGCCTgtgatcaaattaattttatctctgGAAATCCATTTGTTGAAGTAACCAAaggaattatacatttatataaggAAAA caaATTAACTGATATACACCATGCAGCAGAACGTACCCAAACTATCTGCATTCTCTCAGTTCCAGCTACAATGACATGTCATGATCTTTTAAGATTTACAGCTCCTTGCCATCAAGATGTTCGACATTTTAGGATACTTAGAGATGGCAGTCCTAATCAATATATGGCATTGATTACCTTTAAATCTGCT aatGCAGCAACAGAATTTTATGGTTCTTTTAATGGTACTCcatataattcttttgaacCAGATGTCATTTGTCACATGGTGTTTGTGTACAGTGTAGAAGTAACATATAATGCTATGCCTTTATCTGGACATACAGAATTACCACTTTGTCCAGTTTGTTTAGAGAGAATGGATGAAAGTGTTGATGGtattttgacaattttatgTAATCATACATTTCATGCAAGTTGTCTAGCTAAATGGGGAGATACTTCTTGTCCAGTTTGTAGATATGCTCAAACACCAGAATCATTTGCAGATAGTTACTGCATGGAATGCA atactgGAGAAAGTAATGATGCTCTATGGATCTGTCTTATATGTGGACATATAGGTTGTTCACGATATCATCAAGGACATGCTTTTCAACATTATCGTGAGACACATCATTGTTATGCTATGCAATTAGGAAATAATAGAGTTTGGGATTATGTAGGAGATAACTTCGTTCAtcgattattacaaaataaagatGGAAAAATGGTTGAAGGTGGTCCTACAGCAACTAAAGCTGAAGGTGCTGCAATGGAAGAAAAAGTAGATTCTGTACAGTTGGAATTCACGTATCTTTTAACATCGCAATTAGAAACTCAAAGACAATATTTTGAGGATAGATTAGCACGATTAGAACAACATTCTGTGTTACAAACTACAGAACTCAGAGAAAAATTAAGTCAAGTATCAGAAGAAAATGCCAAAGTTAAG gAACAATTAGCAATATTAAGCCGAGAAAAGCAAAATGTAGATAAACGACTACAACAAGTTAGTAATAAATTGATACAAGTACAAGCAGAACTaactgaagaaaaagaattaagaaaagcaTTAGAGTTAAATCAAGCCTCTTggcaagataaatataaaattctgcaAAATGAAATGACTGAATATCAAAAGACAAAACAAACAGAAGTAACAAATTTAAAGGAACAAGTACaagatttaatgttttatcttGATGCTCAAAACAAAGTAGAAAATTCTGAATTAAGAGAAGAAATCGCTTCAGGTCGTATAGTAATTCCAGAAACTTCCAATTCTGTTAAGAAGAATACTCGACTTTCTAAATCTCGTAAAAAacgttaa